A region from the Triticum urartu cultivar G1812 chromosome 1, Tu2.1, whole genome shotgun sequence genome encodes:
- the LOC125527663 gene encoding CAP-Gly domain-containing linker protein 1-like isoform X1 codes for MSSGGGGDDAGDGGRAEWQRIYDRVEALAAGRARLEARNRIQHEFWDARLHQAELSRSRWEAACRELLPSDDPKLAEMLESDLEDSRTCEALLDTENSELLVQLKEVGTCVLLNENTADHEHNSGDLISERRKLKQVYESICSNKDKEATEAVQKFQQKLEELHVAACKKDDEIGRLQAEAPASTNKTLVLEDKLNEMHSLDKANDIQSLKVGQPVTHKHKLAFLSTIQSKEAGNSVEIIQENADHGAIAGDLRAELRKLKQAYETLSSNKDKEISAALAVEDFLLNKLLRMDKDSAGLLKIKEVEAAQANEAAQKLQQIVEELQVAVRYKADEIGRLRAEAGPLKIKEVEAAQANKAVQMLLQNVEEVQVAVRNKDDEIGKLGAEVGHLKIKQVESAQKLQQNVEELQVAVRNKDIEIGRLQAEAGILNIKEVEAVKKFQQNVDVLQVEVRNKDDENCRLRAEAANALKMVLTLEGKLLEMQSLVKEKDDEIQKLKIWQPESLKCKCASSIPVMKISVRVHNGMSRCHSLEVAESDLIYNVKAKLKAEVLFIDDAVIEYGSKTLADSCALKGLHIQEGAQFEVRYPNLIFVKTPTGRTTRLLIDDHFSDTTIYSLKEKIANEIGVAPDEQRLIHAGRQVEDDRTFADYYIQHGSILHVLVRPREAKAQIFVRTLTGSKTMNFWIDHHFSGTTIRSLKEMIANEIGVAPDEQRLLLAGKQVEDHRTFADYRIRPESILHVVLSLKPNVDNPRIKKKRKL; via the exons AtgagcagcggcggcggcggcgacgacgcgGGGGACGGCGGGCGGGCCGAGTGGCAGCGCATCTACGACCGGGTCGAGGCGCTCGCCGCCGGCCGCGCGCGGCTGGAGGCGCGCAACAGGATCCAGCACGAGTTCTGGGACGCCCGCCTCCACCAG GCGGAGCTGAGCAGAAGCAGGTGGGAGGCGGCCTGCAGGGAGCTGCTCCCTTCCGATGATCCCAAGCTCGCCG AAATGCTAGAGAGTGATTTGGAGGATTCAAGAACTTGTGAAGCTCTCTTGGACACCGAAAACTCAGAACTGCTG GTACAGCTGAAGGAAGTTGGAACTTGTGTACTGCTTAATGAAAACACTGCGGATCATGAGCACAATTCCGGAGATTTAATATCAGAGCGAAGAAAGTTAAAGCAGGTCTATGAGTCCATATGCTCGAATAAGGATAAGGAAGCTACTGAAGCAGTGCAGAAGTTTCAACAGAAGTTAGAGGAGCTGCACGTGGCAGCCTGTAAGAAGGATGATGAGATTGGAAGATTGCAGGCAGAAGCTCCTGCATCCACAAATAAGACACTGGTTCTTGAGGACAAGCTAAATGAGATGCACTCCTTGGATAAGGCGAATGACATCCAGAGCCTCAAAGTTGGGCAACCTGTGACTCATAAACACAAGCTTGCCTTCTTATCAACT ATACAATCCAAGGAAGCTGGAAATAGTGTAGAGATTATTCAAGAGAATGCAGATCATGGGGCCATCGCAGGAGATTTAAGAGCAGAGCTAAGAAAACTGAAGCAAGCTTATGAGACCCTTAGCTCAAACAAGGATAAGGAAATTTCTGCAGCACTTGCAGTGGAGGATTTTCTTTTGAACAAACTGCTGAGAATGGACAAGGACAGCGCAGGGCTCCTCAAGATAAAGGAAGTGGAGGCAGCACAAGCTAACGAAGCAGCACAAAAGCTTCAACAGATTGTAGAGGAGCTGCAAGTGGCAGTCCGATATAAGGCTGACGAGATTGGCAGATTGCGAGCAGAAGCGGGGCCCCTTAAGATAAAGGAAGTGGAGGCAGCACAAGCTAACAAAGCTGTGCAAATGCTTCTGCAGAATGTAGAGGAGGTGCAAGTGGCAGTCAGAAATAAAGATGATGAGATTGGCAAATTGGGAGCAGAAGTGGGGCACCTTAAGATAAAACAAGTGGAGTCAGCACAAAAGCTTCAGCAAAATGTAGAGGAACTGCAAGTGGCAGTCCGAAATAAGGATATTGAGATTGGCAGATTGCAAGCAGAAGCGGGGATCCTTAACATAAAAGAAGTGGAGGCAGTAAAAAAGTTTCAGCAGAATGTAGATGTGCTGCAAGTAGAAGTACGAAATAAGGATGATGAAAACTGTAGATTGCGAGCAGAAGCTGCTAATGCATTAAAAATGGTACTGACTCTTGAGGGTAAGCTACTGGAAATGCAGTCCTTGGTTAAGGAGAAGGACGATGAAATACAAAAACTGAAAATTTGGCAACCTGAGAGTCTGAAATGCAAATGTGCTTCTTCTATACCAGTT ATGAAGATCAGTGTCAGGGTACACAACGGCATGAGCAGGTGCCACTCTCTTGAGGTTGCGGAATCAGACCTGATTTACAATGTGAAGGCTAAGTTGAAGGCGGAGGTCTTGTTTATAGACGATGCCGTAATAGAGTATGGCAGTAAGACGCTGGCGGACAGCTGTGCCCTGAAGGGTCTGCACATCCAGGAGGGGGCCCAATTTGAAGTCCGATATCCGAACCTAATCTTTGTGAAGACACCGACTGGCAGAACAACTCGGTTATTGATTGATGATCACTTTTCAGACACTACCATATACAGTCTAAAGGAGAAGATAGCCAATGAAATCGGAGTTGCCCCAGATGAGCAGCGCCTCATCCATGCTGGGAGGCAGGTGGAGGACGACCGCACCTTTGCTGACTACTACATACAGCATGGGTCTATCCTTCATGTTTTGGTGAGACCCCGTGAAGCCAAAGCCCAGATCTTTGTGCGGACGTTAACTGGCAGCAAGACGATGAATTTTTGGATTGATCATCACTTTTCAGGCACCACCATACGTAGTCTAAAGGAGATGATAGCCAATGAAATCGGAGTTGCTCCAGATGAGCAGCGCCTCCTCCTTGCTGGGAAGCAGGTGGAGGACCACCGCACCTTTGCTGACTACCGCATACGACCAGAGTCTATCCTTCATGTTGTGTTGAGCTTGAAACCAAATGTTGACAATCCCCgaataaaaaagaaaaggaaactcTAG
- the LOC125527663 gene encoding cingulin-like protein 1 isoform X3 has protein sequence MSSGGGGDDAGDGGRAEWQRIYDRVEALAAGRARLEARNRIQHEFWDARLHQAELSRSRWEAACRELLPSDDPKLAEMLESDLEDSRTCEALLDTENSELLVQLKEVGTCVLLNENTADHEHNSGDLISERRKLKQVYESICSNKDKEATEAVQKFQQKLEELHVAACKKDDEIGRLQAEAPASTNKTLVLEDKLNEMHSLDKANDIQSLKVGQPVTHKHKLAFLSTIQSKEAGNSVEIIQENADHGAIAGDLRAELRKLKQAYETLSSNKDKEISAALAVEDFLLNKLLRMDKDSAGLLKIKEVEAAQANEAAQKLQQIVEELQVAVRYKADEIGRLRAEAGPLKIKEVEAAQANKAVQMLLQNVEEVQVAVRNKDDEIGKLGAEVGHLKIKQVESAQKLQQNVEELQVAVRNKDIEIGRLQAEAGILNIKEVEAVKKFQQNVDVLQVEVRNKDDENCRLRAEAANALKMVLTLEGKLLEMQSLVKEKDDEIQKLKIWQPESLKCKCASSIPVMKISVRVHNGMSRCHSLEVAESDLIYNVKAKLKAEVLFIDDAVIEYGSKTLADSCALKGLHIQEGAQFEVRYPNLIFVKTPTGRTTRLLIDDHFSDTTIYSLKEKIANEIGVAPDEQRLIHAGRQVEDDRTFADYYIQHGSILHVLAPPYVV, from the exons AtgagcagcggcggcggcggcgacgacgcgGGGGACGGCGGGCGGGCCGAGTGGCAGCGCATCTACGACCGGGTCGAGGCGCTCGCCGCCGGCCGCGCGCGGCTGGAGGCGCGCAACAGGATCCAGCACGAGTTCTGGGACGCCCGCCTCCACCAG GCGGAGCTGAGCAGAAGCAGGTGGGAGGCGGCCTGCAGGGAGCTGCTCCCTTCCGATGATCCCAAGCTCGCCG AAATGCTAGAGAGTGATTTGGAGGATTCAAGAACTTGTGAAGCTCTCTTGGACACCGAAAACTCAGAACTGCTG GTACAGCTGAAGGAAGTTGGAACTTGTGTACTGCTTAATGAAAACACTGCGGATCATGAGCACAATTCCGGAGATTTAATATCAGAGCGAAGAAAGTTAAAGCAGGTCTATGAGTCCATATGCTCGAATAAGGATAAGGAAGCTACTGAAGCAGTGCAGAAGTTTCAACAGAAGTTAGAGGAGCTGCACGTGGCAGCCTGTAAGAAGGATGATGAGATTGGAAGATTGCAGGCAGAAGCTCCTGCATCCACAAATAAGACACTGGTTCTTGAGGACAAGCTAAATGAGATGCACTCCTTGGATAAGGCGAATGACATCCAGAGCCTCAAAGTTGGGCAACCTGTGACTCATAAACACAAGCTTGCCTTCTTATCAACT ATACAATCCAAGGAAGCTGGAAATAGTGTAGAGATTATTCAAGAGAATGCAGATCATGGGGCCATCGCAGGAGATTTAAGAGCAGAGCTAAGAAAACTGAAGCAAGCTTATGAGACCCTTAGCTCAAACAAGGATAAGGAAATTTCTGCAGCACTTGCAGTGGAGGATTTTCTTTTGAACAAACTGCTGAGAATGGACAAGGACAGCGCAGGGCTCCTCAAGATAAAGGAAGTGGAGGCAGCACAAGCTAACGAAGCAGCACAAAAGCTTCAACAGATTGTAGAGGAGCTGCAAGTGGCAGTCCGATATAAGGCTGACGAGATTGGCAGATTGCGAGCAGAAGCGGGGCCCCTTAAGATAAAGGAAGTGGAGGCAGCACAAGCTAACAAAGCTGTGCAAATGCTTCTGCAGAATGTAGAGGAGGTGCAAGTGGCAGTCAGAAATAAAGATGATGAGATTGGCAAATTGGGAGCAGAAGTGGGGCACCTTAAGATAAAACAAGTGGAGTCAGCACAAAAGCTTCAGCAAAATGTAGAGGAACTGCAAGTGGCAGTCCGAAATAAGGATATTGAGATTGGCAGATTGCAAGCAGAAGCGGGGATCCTTAACATAAAAGAAGTGGAGGCAGTAAAAAAGTTTCAGCAGAATGTAGATGTGCTGCAAGTAGAAGTACGAAATAAGGATGATGAAAACTGTAGATTGCGAGCAGAAGCTGCTAATGCATTAAAAATGGTACTGACTCTTGAGGGTAAGCTACTGGAAATGCAGTCCTTGGTTAAGGAGAAGGACGATGAAATACAAAAACTGAAAATTTGGCAACCTGAGAGTCTGAAATGCAAATGTGCTTCTTCTATACCAGTT ATGAAGATCAGTGTCAGGGTACACAACGGCATGAGCAGGTGCCACTCTCTTGAGGTTGCGGAATCAGACCTGATTTACAATGTGAAGGCTAAGTTGAAGGCGGAGGTCTTGTTTATAGACGATGCCGTAATAGAGTATGGCAGTAAGACGCTGGCGGACAGCTGTGCCCTGAAGGGTCTGCACATCCAGGAGGGGGCCCAATTTGAAGTCCGATATCCGAACCTAATCTTTGTGAAGACACCGACTGGCAGAACAACTCGGTTATTGATTGATGATCACTTTTCAGACACTACCATATACAGTCTAAAGGAGAAGATAGCCAATGAAATCGGAGTTGCCCCAGATGAGCAGCGCCTCATCCATGCTGGGAGGCAGGTGGAGGACGACCGCACCTTTGCTGACTACTACATACAGCATGGGTCTATCCTTCATGTTTTG GCACCACCATACGTAGTCTAA
- the LOC125527663 gene encoding cingulin-like protein 1 isoform X2 — protein MLESDLEDSRTCEALLDTENSELLVQLKEVGTCVLLNENTADHEHNSGDLISERRKLKQVYESICSNKDKEATEAVQKFQQKLEELHVAACKKDDEIGRLQAEAPASTNKTLVLEDKLNEMHSLDKANDIQSLKVGQPVTHKHKLAFLSTIQSKEAGNSVEIIQENADHGAIAGDLRAELRKLKQAYETLSSNKDKEISAALAVEDFLLNKLLRMDKDSAGLLKIKEVEAAQANEAAQKLQQIVEELQVAVRYKADEIGRLRAEAGPLKIKEVEAAQANKAVQMLLQNVEEVQVAVRNKDDEIGKLGAEVGHLKIKQVESAQKLQQNVEELQVAVRNKDIEIGRLQAEAGILNIKEVEAVKKFQQNVDVLQVEVRNKDDENCRLRAEAANALKMVLTLEGKLLEMQSLVKEKDDEIQKLKIWQPESLKCKCASSIPVMKISVRVHNGMSRCHSLEVAESDLIYNVKAKLKAEVLFIDDAVIEYGSKTLADSCALKGLHIQEGAQFEVRYPNLIFVKTPTGRTTRLLIDDHFSDTTIYSLKEKIANEIGVAPDEQRLIHAGRQVEDDRTFADYYIQHGSILHVLVRPREAKAQIFVRTLTGSKTMNFWIDHHFSGTTIRSLKEMIANEIGVAPDEQRLLLAGKQVEDHRTFADYRIRPESILHVVLSLKPNVDNPRIKKKRKL, from the exons ATGCTAGAGAGTGATTTGGAGGATTCAAGAACTTGTGAAGCTCTCTTGGACACCGAAAACTCAGAACTGCTG GTACAGCTGAAGGAAGTTGGAACTTGTGTACTGCTTAATGAAAACACTGCGGATCATGAGCACAATTCCGGAGATTTAATATCAGAGCGAAGAAAGTTAAAGCAGGTCTATGAGTCCATATGCTCGAATAAGGATAAGGAAGCTACTGAAGCAGTGCAGAAGTTTCAACAGAAGTTAGAGGAGCTGCACGTGGCAGCCTGTAAGAAGGATGATGAGATTGGAAGATTGCAGGCAGAAGCTCCTGCATCCACAAATAAGACACTGGTTCTTGAGGACAAGCTAAATGAGATGCACTCCTTGGATAAGGCGAATGACATCCAGAGCCTCAAAGTTGGGCAACCTGTGACTCATAAACACAAGCTTGCCTTCTTATCAACT ATACAATCCAAGGAAGCTGGAAATAGTGTAGAGATTATTCAAGAGAATGCAGATCATGGGGCCATCGCAGGAGATTTAAGAGCAGAGCTAAGAAAACTGAAGCAAGCTTATGAGACCCTTAGCTCAAACAAGGATAAGGAAATTTCTGCAGCACTTGCAGTGGAGGATTTTCTTTTGAACAAACTGCTGAGAATGGACAAGGACAGCGCAGGGCTCCTCAAGATAAAGGAAGTGGAGGCAGCACAAGCTAACGAAGCAGCACAAAAGCTTCAACAGATTGTAGAGGAGCTGCAAGTGGCAGTCCGATATAAGGCTGACGAGATTGGCAGATTGCGAGCAGAAGCGGGGCCCCTTAAGATAAAGGAAGTGGAGGCAGCACAAGCTAACAAAGCTGTGCAAATGCTTCTGCAGAATGTAGAGGAGGTGCAAGTGGCAGTCAGAAATAAAGATGATGAGATTGGCAAATTGGGAGCAGAAGTGGGGCACCTTAAGATAAAACAAGTGGAGTCAGCACAAAAGCTTCAGCAAAATGTAGAGGAACTGCAAGTGGCAGTCCGAAATAAGGATATTGAGATTGGCAGATTGCAAGCAGAAGCGGGGATCCTTAACATAAAAGAAGTGGAGGCAGTAAAAAAGTTTCAGCAGAATGTAGATGTGCTGCAAGTAGAAGTACGAAATAAGGATGATGAAAACTGTAGATTGCGAGCAGAAGCTGCTAATGCATTAAAAATGGTACTGACTCTTGAGGGTAAGCTACTGGAAATGCAGTCCTTGGTTAAGGAGAAGGACGATGAAATACAAAAACTGAAAATTTGGCAACCTGAGAGTCTGAAATGCAAATGTGCTTCTTCTATACCAGTT ATGAAGATCAGTGTCAGGGTACACAACGGCATGAGCAGGTGCCACTCTCTTGAGGTTGCGGAATCAGACCTGATTTACAATGTGAAGGCTAAGTTGAAGGCGGAGGTCTTGTTTATAGACGATGCCGTAATAGAGTATGGCAGTAAGACGCTGGCGGACAGCTGTGCCCTGAAGGGTCTGCACATCCAGGAGGGGGCCCAATTTGAAGTCCGATATCCGAACCTAATCTTTGTGAAGACACCGACTGGCAGAACAACTCGGTTATTGATTGATGATCACTTTTCAGACACTACCATATACAGTCTAAAGGAGAAGATAGCCAATGAAATCGGAGTTGCCCCAGATGAGCAGCGCCTCATCCATGCTGGGAGGCAGGTGGAGGACGACCGCACCTTTGCTGACTACTACATACAGCATGGGTCTATCCTTCATGTTTTGGTGAGACCCCGTGAAGCCAAAGCCCAGATCTTTGTGCGGACGTTAACTGGCAGCAAGACGATGAATTTTTGGATTGATCATCACTTTTCAGGCACCACCATACGTAGTCTAAAGGAGATGATAGCCAATGAAATCGGAGTTGCTCCAGATGAGCAGCGCCTCCTCCTTGCTGGGAAGCAGGTGGAGGACCACCGCACCTTTGCTGACTACCGCATACGACCAGAGTCTATCCTTCATGTTGTGTTGAGCTTGAAACCAAATGTTGACAATCCCCgaataaaaaagaaaaggaaactcTAG